In Streptomyces ambofaciens ATCC 23877, a single genomic region encodes these proteins:
- a CDS encoding lysine N(6)-hydroxylase/L-ornithine N(5)-oxygenase family protein, which yields MNATPSPTPDAPRDLVGIGIGPFNLSLAALADPLAGLQAVFYDQRPAFHWHPGLLIDGARVQVPFLADLVTLADPASAWTFLNHLRARDRLFPFYFAERFHIQRAEYDAYCRWVAEGLPSLRFHHQVDAVRWNPERDLFEVDYTQLDADGEAEALGRTHTRNVVLGVGTEPYVPDPLKPLVDAPGVPVLHAADYLGHRDALLAAGHVTVIGTGQSGAEIFLDLLRHRPAGREQLHWLGRSEAFAPMEYSKLGLEHFTPDYTRYFHALAEPVRDRLVAGQWQLHKGIDADTTAAIHDELYRRTLDGGWPDTVLTPGVHVRTAGRIATTQVELHLEHAEQKTRSRLTTDAVVLATGYRERPLGRVLAGLDPYMRRDSHERPRVDERFRLVLDPSVTGRVYVQNAETHTHGVGAPDLGLAAWRSATILNDLTGQEPYPLPARTAFTTFGLERGHPQIPSARDHRTLTPLVEGI from the coding sequence GTGAACGCCACCCCCAGCCCCACGCCCGACGCCCCCCGCGACCTCGTCGGCATCGGCATCGGCCCCTTCAACCTCTCCCTCGCCGCCCTCGCCGACCCCCTCGCCGGCCTCCAGGCCGTCTTCTACGACCAGCGCCCCGCCTTCCACTGGCACCCCGGCCTGCTCATCGACGGCGCACGCGTCCAGGTGCCCTTCCTCGCCGACCTGGTCACCCTCGCCGACCCGGCCAGCGCCTGGACCTTCCTCAACCACCTCAGGGCCCGCGACCGCCTCTTCCCCTTCTACTTCGCCGAACGCTTCCACATCCAGCGCGCCGAGTACGACGCCTACTGCCGCTGGGTCGCCGAAGGCCTCCCCTCCCTCCGCTTCCACCACCAGGTCGACGCCGTCCGCTGGAACCCCGAACGCGACCTCTTCGAAGTCGACTACACCCAGCTCGACGCCGACGGAGAGGCCGAGGCCCTCGGCCGGACCCACACCCGCAACGTCGTCCTCGGCGTCGGCACCGAGCCCTACGTCCCCGACCCGCTCAAACCCCTCGTCGACGCCCCCGGCGTCCCCGTCCTCCACGCCGCCGACTACCTCGGCCACCGCGACGCGCTCCTCGCCGCCGGACACGTCACCGTCATCGGCACCGGCCAGTCCGGCGCCGAGATCTTCCTCGACCTGCTCCGCCACCGCCCCGCCGGCCGCGAACAGCTGCACTGGCTCGGCCGCAGCGAGGCCTTCGCCCCGATGGAGTACTCCAAACTCGGCCTGGAGCACTTCACCCCCGACTACACCCGCTACTTCCACGCCCTCGCCGAACCGGTCCGCGACCGCCTCGTCGCCGGACAGTGGCAACTGCACAAGGGCATCGACGCCGACACCACCGCCGCCATCCACGACGAGCTCTACCGCCGCACCCTCGACGGCGGCTGGCCCGACACCGTCCTCACCCCCGGCGTCCACGTCCGCACCGCCGGCCGCATCGCCACCACCCAGGTCGAACTGCACCTCGAACACGCCGAGCAGAAGACCCGCTCCCGCCTCACCACCGACGCCGTCGTCCTCGCCACCGGCTACCGGGAACGCCCCCTCGGCCGCGTCCTCGCCGGTCTCGACCCCTACATGCGCCGCGACAGCCACGAACGCCCCCGCGTCGACGAACGCTTCCGCCTCGTCCTCGACCCCTCCGTCACCGGCCGGGTCTACGTCCAGAACGCCGAGACCCACACCCACGGCGTCGGCGCACCCGACCTCGGCCTCGCCGCCTGGCGCAGCGCGACCATCCTCAACGACCTCACCGGGCAGGAGCCGTACCCGCTCCCCGCCCGCACCGCCTTCACCACCTTCGGCCTGGAACGGGGACACCCCCAGATCCCCTCCGCACGCGACCACCGGACACTGACCCCGCTGGTCGAGGGAATCTGA
- a CDS encoding pyridoxal phosphate-dependent decarboxylase family protein, whose amino-acid sequence MGMPPLASGPHGPDTLRPLLDTVLDALRTGAAERRGPLPAGGPRAVAARVSEAAGDILPERGDPEALRALVTALAEGAADPAHPLCAAHLHGAPLAVAAAADLAASVLNPSLDSWDQAPAASALEALVTRTLARETGAADALVTTGGTESNQLAVLLAREAQGANVRLVHGAGVHHSVPRAAWLLGLPEPVTVPAPAGTLDPASLDEALTRIPGPHLVVATAGTTDAGLIDPLPEIAGRCAAHGARLHVDAAYGAGLLFSDRHRPRLAGLEAAHTVTLDLHKLGWQPIAAGLLTVKDPGDLHALHHRAEYLNPDDDTDAGLPDLLGRSPRTSRRPDILKIAVTLKTLGRSGLGTLVDTVCALAEEFATHVHDHPGFELHAPPTISTVLFRPAHATDDAVAAVRRTLLTTGAAVLGRARTDGRLWLKATLLNPHTRPDDLAALLTLVETALEGPTPR is encoded by the coding sequence ATGGGCATGCCGCCCCTCGCCTCGGGCCCGCACGGCCCCGACACCCTGCGGCCCCTCCTCGACACCGTGCTCGACGCACTGCGCACCGGCGCCGCGGAACGCCGCGGCCCGCTCCCCGCGGGCGGCCCCCGAGCCGTCGCCGCCCGCGTATCCGAGGCGGCCGGCGACATCCTGCCCGAACGGGGCGACCCCGAGGCCCTCCGCGCCCTGGTCACCGCACTCGCCGAGGGCGCCGCCGACCCCGCCCACCCCCTGTGCGCCGCCCACCTGCACGGCGCGCCCCTCGCCGTCGCCGCCGCCGCCGACCTCGCCGCGAGCGTCCTCAACCCCTCCCTCGACTCCTGGGACCAGGCACCGGCCGCCTCCGCGCTGGAAGCCCTCGTCACCCGCACCCTGGCCCGCGAGACCGGCGCCGCCGACGCCCTCGTCACCACCGGCGGCACCGAGTCCAACCAACTCGCCGTCCTCCTCGCCCGCGAAGCACAGGGCGCGAACGTGCGGCTGGTCCACGGCGCGGGCGTCCACCACTCGGTGCCCCGCGCCGCCTGGCTGCTGGGACTGCCCGAACCCGTGACCGTCCCCGCCCCCGCCGGCACCCTCGACCCCGCCTCCCTCGACGAGGCACTCACCCGCATCCCCGGCCCCCACCTCGTCGTCGCCACCGCCGGCACCACCGACGCCGGCCTCATCGACCCCCTGCCCGAGATCGCCGGCCGCTGCGCCGCCCACGGCGCCCGCCTGCACGTCGACGCCGCCTACGGAGCGGGCCTCCTCTTCAGCGACCGGCACCGGCCCCGACTCGCCGGACTGGAAGCCGCCCACACCGTCACCCTCGACCTGCACAAACTCGGCTGGCAGCCGATCGCCGCCGGCCTCCTCACCGTCAAGGACCCAGGCGACCTCCACGCCCTCCACCACCGCGCCGAGTACCTCAACCCGGACGACGACACGGACGCCGGCCTCCCCGACCTCCTCGGCCGCTCACCCCGCACCAGCCGGCGCCCCGACATCCTCAAGATCGCCGTCACCCTCAAGACCCTCGGCCGCAGCGGGCTCGGCACCCTCGTCGACACCGTCTGCGCACTCGCCGAGGAGTTCGCCACCCACGTCCACGACCACCCCGGGTTCGAACTGCACGCCCCGCCCACCATCAGCACGGTCCTCTTCCGGCCCGCGCACGCCACCGACGACGCCGTCGCCGCCGTCCGCCGCACCCTCCTCACCACCGGCGCCGCCGTCCTCGGCCGCGCCCGCACCGACGGCCGGCTCTGGCTCAAGGCGACCCTCCTCAACCCCCACACCCGGCCCGACGACCTGGCCGCCCTCCTGACCCTCGTGGAAACAGCCCTGGAAGGACCCACCCCCCGGTGA
- the pepN gene encoding aminopeptidase N has protein sequence MSVLTRDEAQTRARLLDVHHYTIDLDLTRGDETFDSRTTIRFTVRGETGTTDTFVEVKPAQLRTVTLDGHPLDPAALTENRLALKNLTPGEHELRVDAAMHYSRTGEGMHRFTDPSDGETYVYTQLFMDDVQRVFAAFDQPDLKAVFDLTVTAPAGWTVLANGITEHTGDGRWKAAATPLISTYLVAVAAGPWHSVRIEHRGLPFGLHCRRSLARHLDADADELFEVTRGCFDRYHEKFTEPYPFDSYDQAFVPEFNAGAMENPGLVTFRDEFVFRSAVTDTERQTRAMVIAHEMAHMWFGDLVTLRWWDDIWLNESFAEYMGYQTTAEATRFTDTWTDFGVTRKPWGYDADQRPTTHPVAPENVEDTASALLNFDGISYAKGASALRQLVTWLGEKDFLAGINIHFDRHKFANATLADFIDSLAAATDRDVHAWADAWLRTTGVDTLTPRITGENGSRALTVDHHGTRPHRIAVGLYDQDLTDEGRLTLRERLDLDAPQGEPRPIGKLPALVVLNDGDLSYAKIRFDADSFRTLHARLSGLPDPLTRAVIWNALRDAVRDGELTTDAYLDIARAHLPHETDLALVDGVLAFASAQVADRYVGPEQRPAALATLTDLCRDLIRRTEDGDHPGLRLIAVRHRIATAAHPHTLAAWLADGTVPGGPELDPELRWRILTRLAVLGATDETAIAAELERDPSATGREGAARCRAALPDPEAKNRAWEAMFASDDLSNYLFTATAQGFWQPEQAELVQDFVPRYYAEAVAVAARRGPAIAEAAGRWAFPVHAVDPDNLRLGRACLDDAEPIPALRRKLADQLDDLARALRVREARTH, from the coding sequence ATGTCCGTACTGACGCGCGACGAAGCGCAGACCCGTGCCCGGCTCCTCGACGTCCACCACTACACGATCGACCTCGATCTGACCCGTGGGGACGAGACCTTCGACTCCCGCACCACCATCCGTTTCACCGTCCGCGGCGAGACGGGCACCACGGACACCTTCGTCGAGGTCAAGCCCGCCCAGCTGCGCACCGTCACCCTGGACGGACACCCCCTCGACCCGGCCGCCCTGACCGAGAACCGGCTCGCGCTGAAGAACCTCACTCCGGGCGAGCACGAACTGCGCGTCGACGCGGCCATGCACTACTCCCGCACCGGCGAGGGCATGCACCGCTTCACCGACCCCAGCGACGGCGAGACCTACGTCTACACGCAGCTGTTCATGGACGACGTCCAGCGCGTCTTCGCCGCCTTCGACCAGCCCGACCTCAAAGCCGTCTTCGACCTGACCGTCACGGCACCCGCGGGCTGGACCGTCCTCGCCAACGGCATCACCGAACACACCGGGGACGGCCGCTGGAAGGCCGCCGCGACCCCCCTCATCTCCACCTACCTCGTGGCCGTCGCCGCCGGCCCCTGGCACTCCGTACGCATCGAGCACCGCGGCCTGCCCTTCGGCCTCCACTGCCGCCGCTCCCTCGCCCGCCACCTGGACGCCGACGCCGACGAGCTCTTCGAGGTCACCCGCGGCTGCTTCGACCGCTACCACGAGAAGTTCACCGAGCCCTACCCCTTCGACTCCTACGACCAGGCGTTCGTCCCCGAGTTCAACGCCGGCGCCATGGAGAACCCCGGCCTGGTCACCTTCCGCGACGAGTTCGTCTTCCGCTCCGCCGTCACCGACACCGAGCGGCAGACCCGCGCCATGGTCATCGCCCACGAGATGGCCCACATGTGGTTCGGCGACCTCGTCACCCTCAGGTGGTGGGACGACATCTGGCTCAACGAGTCCTTCGCCGAGTACATGGGCTACCAGACCACCGCCGAGGCCACCCGCTTCACCGACACCTGGACCGACTTCGGCGTCACCCGCAAACCCTGGGGCTACGACGCCGACCAGCGCCCCACCACCCACCCCGTCGCCCCCGAGAACGTCGAGGACACCGCCTCCGCCCTCCTCAACTTCGACGGCATCTCCTACGCCAAGGGCGCCTCCGCCCTGCGGCAACTCGTCACCTGGCTCGGCGAGAAGGACTTCCTGGCCGGCATCAACATCCACTTCGACCGGCACAAGTTCGCCAACGCCACCCTTGCCGACTTCATCGACTCCCTCGCCGCCGCCACCGACCGCGACGTCCACGCCTGGGCCGACGCCTGGCTGCGCACCACCGGCGTCGACACCCTCACCCCGCGCATCACCGGCGAGAACGGCAGCCGCGCCCTCACGGTCGACCACCACGGCACCCGGCCCCACCGCATCGCCGTCGGCCTCTACGACCAGGACCTCACCGACGAAGGCCGGCTCACCCTGCGCGAACGCCTCGACCTCGACGCCCCCCAGGGCGAACCGCGGCCCATCGGCAAGCTCCCCGCCCTGGTCGTCCTCAACGACGGCGACCTGAGCTACGCCAAGATCCGCTTCGACGCCGACTCCTTCCGGACCCTGCACGCCCGGCTGTCCGGCCTCCCCGACCCGCTCACCCGGGCCGTCATCTGGAACGCCCTGCGGGACGCCGTCCGCGACGGCGAACTCACCACCGACGCCTACCTGGACATCGCCCGCGCCCACCTCCCCCACGAGACCGACCTCGCCCTCGTCGACGGCGTCCTCGCCTTCGCCTCCGCCCAGGTCGCCGACCGCTACGTCGGCCCCGAGCAGCGGCCCGCCGCCCTGGCCACCCTCACCGACCTGTGCCGCGACCTCATCCGCCGCACCGAGGACGGCGACCACCCCGGGCTGCGCCTCATCGCCGTACGCCACCGCATCGCCACCGCCGCCCACCCCCACACCCTCGCCGCCTGGCTCGCCGACGGCACCGTCCCCGGCGGCCCCGAACTCGACCCCGAGCTGCGCTGGCGCATCCTCACCCGGCTCGCCGTCCTCGGCGCCACCGACGAGACCGCCATCGCCGCCGAACTCGAACGCGACCCGAGCGCCACCGGCCGGGAAGGCGCCGCCCGCTGCCGCGCCGCGCTGCCCGACCCGGAAGCGAAGAACCGGGCCTGGGAGGCCATGTTCGCCTCCGACGACCTCTCCAACTACCTCTTCACCGCCACCGCCCAGGGCTTCTGGCAACCCGAACAGGCCGAACTCGTCCAGGACTTCGTACCGCGCTACTACGCCGAGGCGGTCGCCGTCGCCGCCCGCCGCGGCCCCGCCATCGCCGAGGCCGCCGGCCGCTGGGCCTTCCCCGTCCACGCCGTCGACCCCGACAACCTGCGCCTCGGCCGGGCATGCCTCGACGACGCCGAACCGATCCCCGCACTGCGCCGCAAGCTCGCCGACCAACTCGACGACCTCGCCCGCGCCCTGCGGGTACGGGAGGCCCGGACCCACTGA
- a CDS encoding chorismate mutase, which produces MTTSNTGTGAVDPAVREELARLRDSIDNIDAAVVHMLAERFKCTQQVGHLKARHQLPPADPAREAKQIARLRALAESAKLDPAFAEKFLNFIIAEVIHHHERIAEDNGNGTTPASA; this is translated from the coding sequence ATGACCACCAGCAACACCGGTACCGGTGCCGTCGACCCCGCCGTCCGCGAGGAGCTGGCCCGGCTGCGGGACAGCATCGACAACATCGACGCGGCCGTCGTCCACATGCTCGCCGAGCGCTTCAAGTGCACCCAGCAGGTCGGCCACCTCAAGGCCCGGCACCAGCTCCCGCCCGCCGACCCGGCCCGCGAGGCCAAGCAGATCGCCCGGCTGCGCGCCCTCGCCGAAAGCGCCAAACTGGACCCGGCGTTCGCCGAGAAGTTCCTGAACTTCATCATCGCCGAGGTGATCCACCACCACGAGCGCATCGCGGAGGACAACGGCAACGGCACGACCCCCGCCTCCGCCTGA
- a CDS encoding GNAT family N-acetyltransferase, whose amino-acid sequence MTSEQHTATTAALHVGGADDDLEQRLDAELTAYNTAAAQGARTRPLTVRVTDDEGALVGGLTARTWGTLASVDMLWVREDQRQAGWGSRLMRAAEEEAARRGCTDVIVSTYTFQAPGFYPRLGYRERGRIEGVPGGHEDVYFHKRVGTAPDRTGRVLGA is encoded by the coding sequence GTGACCAGCGAACAGCACACCGCCACCACCGCCGCCCTGCACGTGGGCGGCGCGGACGACGACCTGGAACAGCGGCTCGACGCCGAACTGACCGCCTACAACACCGCCGCCGCCCAGGGCGCCCGGACCCGGCCCCTCACCGTGCGCGTCACCGACGACGAGGGCGCCCTCGTCGGCGGACTCACCGCCCGGACCTGGGGCACCCTCGCCTCCGTGGACATGCTGTGGGTGCGCGAGGACCAGCGGCAGGCCGGCTGGGGGAGCCGGCTGATGCGCGCGGCCGAGGAGGAGGCCGCCCGGCGCGGCTGCACCGACGTGATCGTGTCCACCTACACCTTCCAGGCGCCCGGCTTCTACCCGAGGCTCGGCTACCGCGAACGGGGCCGCATCGAGGGCGTGCCCGGCGGCCACGAGGACGTCTACTTCCACAAGCGCGTCGGCACGGCCCCCGACCGCACCGGCCGGGTTCTCGGCGCCTGA
- a CDS encoding SIMPL domain-containing protein yields MTETINEPWGLSVFGAGSVRVEPQLVRVKLAVDVLEPSPDRAFEGAGTAVTRVREVLRRHGVPDTAVSGSRLRLSSEYNGYGAERTFLGYRCQASYAVETEALDGLQQLIVDAVDAGAHRIDDVEFDVHDKPAMRDEARRRAVAAARRKAEVYTEAAGVRLGPVVHIQDVDAESFRQYRGHGGGGGSSAGDLAPGMVEVSAGVVLGFSLTH; encoded by the coding sequence ATGACAGAGACGATCAACGAGCCCTGGGGGCTCAGTGTGTTCGGTGCGGGCAGTGTGCGGGTCGAGCCGCAGCTGGTGCGGGTGAAGCTGGCGGTGGACGTGCTGGAGCCGTCGCCGGACCGGGCCTTCGAGGGGGCGGGCACGGCCGTGACGCGGGTGCGCGAGGTGCTGCGCCGGCACGGGGTGCCGGACACCGCGGTCTCGGGCTCCCGGCTCAGGCTCAGCTCGGAGTACAACGGGTACGGCGCTGAGCGGACGTTCCTCGGCTACCGCTGCCAGGCCTCCTACGCGGTGGAGACCGAGGCACTGGACGGGCTCCAGCAGCTCATCGTGGACGCGGTGGACGCGGGCGCGCACCGGATCGACGACGTCGAGTTCGACGTGCACGACAAGCCGGCGATGCGCGACGAGGCCCGTCGCAGGGCGGTGGCCGCCGCCCGCCGCAAGGCCGAGGTGTACACGGAGGCGGCGGGGGTGCGGCTGGGCCCGGTGGTGCACATCCAGGACGTGGACGCCGAGTCGTTCCGTCAGTACCGGGGCCACGGGGGCGGGGGCGGCAGCTCGGCCGGTGACCTGGCGCCCGGGATGGTGGAGGTGTCGGCGGGTGTGGTGCTGGGCTTCTCCCTGACCCACTGA
- a CDS encoding vWA domain-containing protein, which translates to MAAISLTKVRETAPALVDLYKTAGVSLTKHGLEETRAAVYLVVDHSGSMKPYYRDGSVQALADRVLGLSAHLDDDGTVPVVFFSTDVDAVSRIDLADHQGRIERIVAGLGHMGKTSYHLAMDAVIDHYLDSGARHPALVVFQTDGGPVNKLAAERYLCKAAPLPMFWQFVGFGDPDSRQFDYLRRLDDLAVPERRVVDNAGFFHAGRDPRKVTDAELYDHLVGEFPTWLAAARAQGIVRPA; encoded by the coding sequence ATGGCCGCGATCAGTCTCACGAAGGTGCGGGAGACGGCGCCCGCGCTGGTCGACCTGTACAAGACCGCCGGGGTGTCACTGACGAAGCACGGGCTGGAGGAGACCCGGGCGGCGGTCTACCTGGTCGTCGACCACTCCGGCTCCATGAAGCCGTACTACCGGGACGGCAGCGTGCAGGCCCTCGCCGACCGCGTGCTCGGACTGTCCGCGCACCTCGACGACGACGGCACGGTGCCCGTGGTCTTCTTCTCCACGGACGTCGACGCCGTCTCCCGGATCGACCTCGCCGACCACCAGGGACGCATCGAACGGATCGTGGCCGGCCTCGGACACATGGGGAAGACCAGCTACCACCTGGCCATGGACGCCGTCATCGACCACTACCTCGACAGCGGCGCCCGCCACCCCGCCCTGGTCGTCTTCCAGACCGACGGCGGACCGGTCAACAAGCTCGCCGCCGAACGCTACCTGTGCAAGGCGGCTCCGCTGCCGATGTTCTGGCAGTTCGTCGGCTTCGGCGACCCGGACAGCCGCCAGTTCGACTACCTGCGCAGACTCGACGACCTGGCGGTGCCGGAGCGGCGGGTCGTCGACAACGCCGGGTTCTTCCACGCGGGCCGCGACCCGCGGAAGGTGACCGACGCCGAGCTGTACGACCACCTGGTGGGCGAGTTCCCCACCTGGCTCGCGGCCGCACGCGCCCAGGGCATCGTGCGGCCGGCCTGA
- a CDS encoding rhomboid family intramembrane serine protease, protein MDSESTVTTCYRHPAVECHVRCTRCERHICPDCMREAPVGHQCPECVKEGARSARQARTLVGGRVSTTPVVTYVLFALNVLAYLAEAVRPELVDRFSMVGARLVDPDGGRYVYQGVYLGDFRTEGIVAGEWERMLTSAFLHISPFEGTFGILHLTMNMVVLWQLGRVVELMLGRVRFAVLYVLSALGGSVLQLVFADPGQSAVGASGAVFGLGAAYYVLHRRVGASMGAVNRFMAFLLLWLVVSAGFTSWQGHLGGLLAGGALALAYAYAPPGGRRTAVQAGACAGLVVLLAVTAAIKVSEMTGGGIPL, encoded by the coding sequence GTGGATTCCGAGTCCACCGTCACCACCTGCTACCGCCATCCCGCGGTGGAGTGCCACGTCCGGTGCACCCGCTGCGAGCGACACATCTGCCCGGACTGCATGCGTGAGGCGCCCGTGGGCCACCAGTGCCCCGAGTGCGTGAAGGAGGGGGCGCGGTCGGCCCGGCAGGCCCGGACGCTCGTCGGCGGCCGGGTGTCGACGACGCCCGTGGTGACGTACGTGCTGTTCGCGCTGAACGTCCTCGCGTATCTGGCGGAGGCCGTGCGGCCGGAGCTCGTGGACCGCTTCTCCATGGTCGGTGCGCGGCTGGTCGATCCGGACGGGGGCCGCTACGTCTACCAGGGCGTGTACCTCGGGGACTTCCGCACCGAGGGGATCGTGGCCGGCGAGTGGGAGCGGATGCTCACCAGCGCCTTCCTCCACATCTCGCCCTTCGAGGGGACGTTCGGGATCCTGCACCTCACGATGAACATGGTCGTGCTGTGGCAGCTGGGCCGGGTCGTGGAGCTGATGCTGGGCCGGGTGCGCTTCGCCGTCCTGTACGTGCTGTCGGCGCTCGGCGGTTCCGTCCTGCAGCTGGTGTTCGCCGATCCGGGGCAGTCCGCGGTCGGCGCGTCGGGCGCGGTCTTCGGCCTGGGGGCGGCGTACTACGTCCTGCACCGCCGGGTGGGCGCCTCCATGGGCGCGGTCAACCGCTTCATGGCCTTCCTGCTGCTGTGGCTGGTGGTGTCGGCCGGGTTCACCTCCTGGCAGGGCCACCTCGGCGGCCTGCTGGCGGGCGGCGCGCTGGCCCTGGCGTACGCGTACGCGCCCCCGGGCGGGCGGCGGACGGCGGTGCAGGCCGGTGCGTGCGCGGGGCTGGTGGTGCTGCTGGCGGTGACGGCGGCGATCAAGGTGTCGGAGATGACAGGCGGAGGTATTCCCCTATGA
- a CDS encoding chitosanase, with protein MKRAGVLLLAAVPVIATGVYFVMPTDSADAPVTPPVSTTQSSREDAKSRAEEERAADDALIAELPPGLADPAKKELAQQLVSSAENSTTKWRTSYGTIEDLGDGCGYTAGIIGFCTGTHDLLMLVERYTKTHPDNGLAAYLPALRQVDGTDSHEGLDPGFTAAWQAEAELPAFREAQEEERDRVYFEPAVRLAKLDGLGTLGQFVYFDAMVFHGPDTDAEGFYGLREQTLRKAKTPGQGGAEKAYLEAFLDVRGQAMRARRPGIDTSRVDTAQRRFLEAGNLKLDTPLVWEMYGDTYKLP; from the coding sequence ATGAAACGTGCCGGTGTGCTGCTCCTCGCGGCCGTCCCAGTGATCGCCACGGGGGTGTACTTCGTCATGCCGACGGACTCGGCGGACGCCCCGGTGACGCCGCCCGTGTCCACCACCCAGTCGTCCCGCGAGGACGCCAAGAGCCGGGCGGAGGAGGAGCGGGCGGCGGACGACGCGCTCATCGCCGAGCTGCCGCCGGGCCTCGCCGATCCCGCGAAGAAGGAGCTGGCGCAGCAGCTGGTGTCCAGCGCCGAGAACTCCACCACGAAGTGGCGCACGTCCTACGGCACCATCGAGGACCTCGGCGACGGGTGCGGCTACACGGCGGGCATCATCGGCTTCTGCACCGGCACGCACGACCTGCTCATGCTGGTCGAGCGCTACACGAAGACGCACCCGGACAACGGCCTGGCGGCCTATCTGCCGGCTCTGCGCCAGGTGGACGGCACCGACTCCCACGAGGGCCTGGACCCCGGCTTCACGGCCGCCTGGCAGGCGGAGGCGGAGCTCCCGGCGTTCCGCGAGGCGCAGGAGGAGGAGCGGGACCGGGTCTACTTCGAACCGGCGGTCCGCCTCGCCAAGCTGGACGGCCTCGGCACGCTCGGCCAGTTCGTCTACTTCGACGCGATGGTCTTCCACGGCCCCGACACGGACGCGGAGGGCTTCTACGGGCTGCGGGAGCAGACCCTGCGGAAGGCGAAGACGCCGGGCCAGGGGGGCGCCGAGAAGGCGTACCTGGAGGCCTTCCTGGACGTCCGCGGCCAGGCCATGCGGGCCAGGCGCCCGGGCATCGACACCTCCCGCGTCGACACGGCGCAGCGCCGGTTCCTGGAGGCGGGGAACCTGAAGCTGGACACGCCGCTGGTGTGGGAGATGTACGGGGACACCTACAAGCTGCCCTGA